Within the Syngnathoides biaculeatus isolate LvHL_M chromosome 13, ASM1980259v1, whole genome shotgun sequence genome, the region GGCACGGGTTCCATCTTGGTTCATTTTTCCACGCTGACTCATAACTCATACTGGTAGTACGCAACGGATGaactgtttggattttttttttttttttgcaatggaacaacctattattattttggttatTGCTATGCAGTCCTCAAAATATCTGTTTGTTTAACctgacctcagaattgtgaggcagacatgttaACCACTACGATCCCCTGctgtatttatatacagtacagtaccatCAAATAATAATTAAGCAATACTACATAATAACCGTTAAATATCTGCAAACCAAATGGCATTCTATTGTAAAGTCATTGACAAAATTGCTGTAATGTGGCACTAAATCATGTGGTTTGGAcatatgagttaaaaaaaaaaaaaaaatcaccatgttACAAAATTATGAATGAGTTTAAAAACTGTTGAGCTAAGCAGTTGCTAAGGAACAAGTAACTTCACTGGGGAAGTTCAATAAGCAACCTAAAATACTTACTTGTACAATAAATAGGTTAAAGTACTCCCTTCAAATTTTCCCTTGTACATTACGGAAAGTAAGTTAATGTACTCCCGTGTGCAATAAGAAAAGTAAGTTTAGATACTCCCTGGCTTTTACTCTAATACAATAAGTAGTAAATTAAAGTACTGCACTGTCCTCTTGGACATAAAATTATCAAaccccaagtgtgagtgttttcaaatccagattaaaaaattTTCGCCCTCATGCGTTTTAGATTACTTCCATTTTTCAGTgacatttcttgcactaaaagctgctttaattgtagtttttccaaatattttatttatgtttttcaatgctgttaatcatgtaaagcgcattgagtcaacttgtgtatgaaatgcatttATTTGCTTTGATTTCCTTTACTTCGGATAAATACCGGTACTCTCTCCTACTGCGGTACAATGAGTAAGGTACTCTAAGTAAAACAAGTTAGAGTATGTATCCTTTTCACTCTTTTTGCTTATGTATTGGATAGGATGTGCAGTAcgtaaatcaaaacaaatcaaaactacAGTATCGCTACTTACATATTGTACTGTTACAATGACGTTTCTTGGTGAATGCTGAACTGTTAAGATGCTAATTATTCAGAACATTAATTACTTAGTAAATCAACTGctaaaaaacaatatttggggtcaaccaTGCTAATCTGTTCCAAAGCGCGAACATCAGATACAAGTTTGCTAAAGACAACATACCGACTCTTCTATTAAATATGTTTCCTGcttaaaaccaaacaaacaaaaaatacaaacatttttgtctgaAAACTAAATAAAGAATCCCCCAAACCTACCGAGAAGACTCTTGGACGAAGTTACCATGTACGAGGCGaactttgcaaaacaaaacgCCATTGACGAAAGGAACTGACGACAACTCCTCCAAGTCGAAATCCACTCGAAACTCGAATCGCTTCTTTTTCATGAGAAGGAACGACATGCTGCGAGGAGCGGAAAGGAACCAGGAAAGAGCGAGCCTTGACAGATAGTCCGGACAGGACTTGGTCCACCGACTggactactgctgctgctggccgCCTTCAGCTGTTCCAAACGTGTTCAAACTTCTCACTGcgacttccttctttccttcctttccacCCGAGGCCCACTCATGACGTATCGCGTTTTCATTGGCTGCTACATTGACAACCCCGTTTCAATTTTCGCCATTCAAAATTTCGGACTGCTATTTATTCCCATTTCCCAACTGCCAAGCGTAATTCTGTCacggaaaagttttaaaagaaaatttcaaaaaaagtGCTCCCCGTCACAAAACAGCAACACTGACGAAACTACCGCAAGAGTTAAAGGTCAACTACAGCCCCAACTaaagactttttacttttatgtaAATTACTTATTGTTTTACAAAGAAAGGTCTGCCTTTGCAAGTGGTAAAtcctcaatatttattttttttttctactttggaTGGGTGTAGAACTGTATTACAACGTCCCGTGGAGCAGCAcccaaatgccccccccccaaaaaaaactttttcatgtAAGCAGCTCTTACATAAGAACAATTCAAAAAATTATTAAAGCAgttaaatatttcatgaaacTGCGCATAAATAACTATTAAAatttattgcaaacaaaagttaagataaaatgtacatacaccaataaatgttgaaaaacaaagcttttaAAGGTGAAATAGAAATCAGTGCTATAAATcgattttaaatgtaaattttctTTCGATTTTTAATTTAGTGATTGTTTCACAAAACACAAACCAGACGATTGGTGGTGCTGGATTTAGCCTCTTTTTTTGCGAGGTCAATCTGAAAAGTTACTAAATCTTGGAGCAAAAAATGCTTAATTGACATCATTGGCGGTTTAGGGGTTTCAGTGACTGTACAAAAGTTGCATAAGTCATATTCGGGGGGAAAAGGAAGCTGAATTTTATTTACTACTGCTTTTTGGAACAGTCGTCCTGCACTGCAGTTGCTCGAGCAGGCAAAAAGAAGTGTGCGGGGTGAAATGGCGCCCCTAAGTGGCCATCTGATGCACTACATCCGAGGAAAGCCCCCACTTGGGGTTCGAAACACGACGGCACGTCTGTGCAGAAGGATGGCGAGATAAGGCCGAACATTTCCTGCTTCGTTCGTTCCGCTTATTCGCATGTTGGCAGGTAGACGGGAGCTCATGTTCGGTGCACGATGCGCGAATCTTCGGGTCCGCCGGTTGCGAGCGTCGGGGCGTTTTGCATGTTCGCGTCGTGGCTGTTTTTCCGCAGAAAATGCTGCGAATAGCGTCGCAAAGCCTTCTTAGCTCCGCCCTTGTGCTACCGCCGCAGTTCCACCGAGGGAAGCCTCGGAACGTCGGCGTTTGGACCCAACGCAAAATGAACAAACAGCCCGTTTAACAGCAAACATTTAGGAGTTTTtggtttgtatttaatttttaagatATAACGATTGCTTCTagcatggattaaaaaaaacccagttCGGTCACGTGCAAACGTTCGCACAATGATTCGGACGGGACTCGGTTTACTCGCCCAAGCTCGGTGCTGGGATGCCGACAGTGAGCGGTCCTACCAGGACCTGTTCGAGAGGCTCGACGCGAATAAAGACGGCAAGGTGGACGTTGCCGAACTGCGGGCGGGCCTGAAGGCGATGGGAGTGTTCCGACAAGGTGCCGCTCAGGTATAGCAGCAGCCGGGCCCGGGGAGAAAACTTCGCCTCCCTTTCGCTTTGCGTTCCGTGCGCGTGGGAAGAATGAGACACTTTCGTTTGTTTGGGTCTTCTTGGCAGAAAATCGTGATGAGCGGCGACCAGAATAAGGACGGCAGTCTGGACTTCCACGAGTTCACCAAATATTTGAAGGAGCACGAGAAGAAACTGCGGCTGACGTTCAAGAGTCTGGACAGGAACAACGACGGTAGGAATTGAACAAAAACTGTAAGAGTTCACTCACATTGGCACACATAcaggccttgaaaaaaaaaaatgaccccgCTGCAAAATGAACTGTTTATTCATCCTCCCACTTTTTACACTAATTACCACCTGAAAAAAGTAACAGCAAGACTGTGTGTTAAAAAATGGCTTTTATTCCTACAACTGTGACACGATGCAGTTTGAACGTTAACAATGTGCTTcagtatatattaaaaaatgtagtGCACATTAAATTGAAATTATAACTGAGGCACTCTCCAAAGAAAACTGGTCGTAATTCCTCTTGTGAAATCTCGTAATGATCACATGACATGCCTGCTGTccgatttttcatttgtttttgcgtGAATGCAAAAGCTGCAATCGCCGTTGTTTTCACGTCAGGGCGCATTGATGCCACCGAGATCCAGCAGTCGCTTGCCGAACTGGGCCTGGAGATCAGCAAAGTGGATGCCCTGAAAATCCTGCAGAGGTTCGTTCGCCGACTTGCGCCTGCGCGCTTCCCGCGCCGATGAAAAATATTAACGTTTGCTCGCAAGTCGCTGAACTGCGCTACCCCGCCAGATAACAATTATCAAAGTAGCAATACGAGACCCTGACCAAACAGTCTGTGTTGACAAAGATATACGTGCTTTTGGGGCGGGTTTAATGATTTATTGCACTGTACTGCTTAAAAAGCGGCAACAAGCTGCGCTTTATCGTCATGCGCGACGTACCGCAGCTGAATGGTATCTGGCTGTTTCCCCTGCAGCATGGACATCGACGGGACCATGATGGTGGACTGGAACGAGTGGCGGGAACACTtcctgttccaccccgctcaCAACCTGCAGGAGATCATACGCTACTGGAAACACTCCTCGGTACGCACGACTCATTTGCACGCGGACGTTCAATCCGGACGGTCGCTCGGCAACGCGCCGCTGTCGATCGAGTCGCGTGTCGTCCACTCGTCACCTTGTGATCGATTTGATGGATTTTTCTATTTGCGGTAAACATTTTGGCCGGTGCTTTGAAAGACTTTGGCTGTCGGAAATAATTAGGTCAGGCCTGTTGCAGCGCTCCCGCTCGTGCTTAATCCAAATGAAGTGCTGAGTCCCTGGTATGTAACTATATACGGTACGCTCCCAGAGATGGATCATACGAATAAAACTATTGGAtcgcctgtttggagttggTCCACTCTTCTCGGAAGACTTTGGGAACGTGCACAGTCATTCATGTCCTCATAAATTCATACAGAACATTAAATTCAGCTGAGCTGAGAGGGCTGTTTATACAGCGGAACCTTGGTTTTCGTATGTTAGCGGGGGTCTCAAGCTCAATTTAacttggggccgctggaggcggagtctggctgaggctgggccgcagcctcaATGCACATGCGCTCTTGTGgaattaaaattcaaaattagaAACAATCCCACCTTCtgatacatcttttttttaaacacaaaataagatgagggatgctggtgtttacaacttgtgtgtaaaactCTCCTTTGCAACTactgtaactttctcattgaaaattttCTCCGCTTGCATCAATGTCACACGCCCGATAGCCATCTACCTCACCGTGATTGGTCtgctctgcacacaacactgtaaaagtgccatccatataaaactcaagggccgcactaccattttactttcatattaaggtgggggcctcaaaatatcatctcgtgggACATTTGCGACCCGCGGGCCGCATGTTTGAGATTTCCAAATTTTCAACCCGAGTGAGCACCATTGTCCGTGTTCATCCGAACATTTTCTAAGTTGTGTAAAAAGGGTTGAACACATGGCATGCTTTTATTAATAACGCAAGGCGATAACACCTCGGGTCTGCTCGGCATAGCTAAGGCAGCATCTCCGTTAACACATTCTGTCCAAAGTCAGGCCGCCATAATAATATCGAATAGTACGACAGTGGAGTTTCACCACACTTCCTCTGGCCCAACGTTGGGTTAACAACAGCTGCGCTCAATTaacaagcaacattttttttcgaaTAATCCGCGCGGGCCGAAGAAAGTGTTGTGAAACTGTGGTATGAtatgatattattattttattgtgatGGCCCGACTTTTGACAAGGGTGCTACACCAATGCTGCCCCAACTTGCCCGAGCGGTGCATTAATTCCCTTGGAAAATACTGCCTCGGTCTTCCTTTGATTCGGTTTTATCCCAGAGTGAGGTTCTCAATGCGTGCATTTTTAGCGTCTGGGAGTCACTagttttattaaaaagaaaaatgaaaagcacacATGCATGCGTTGCGTGTTTGGACAGTGCCGCATTCTTGTTCCTCATTATTGGACCGCGTGACTTGAAATTTACCTCCATGTGTCACCCATGGACACAGCGCTTTTGCTTTTGGGAAAACACTACACATGTTTATCTGAAGCGCTCCAGCGCCGGTCGTTGTTTATCTTTCTCCACAGTGAGGAATTTACGGGGAAGTTTGAACTAACATACAAGTGAGTGGTTTACAGTTCCGTGTGGCCGTCGTGTGATAGTTGAGTTTGTTTTAATCGTCCTTGCCGGCTGCAGTTTGTCAACTTACTTGTGACGCTGTGATGtgacggctaaaaaaaaaaaaaagggaagttgGAGTACGTTTTAAATGTCTTAAGGGGGAATGAAGTAATGCGGGTGCTGCGGTCTGTAGGTTCTGGATATCGGTGACAGCCTCGCCATCCCCGATGAGTTCACCGAGGAGGAGAAGAGCTCGGGCGGTTGGTGGAAGCAACTGGTCGCGGGCGCCGTGGCGGGCTCCGTCTCCCGCACCGGTACGGCCCCGCTGGATCGGCTGAAGGTTTTCATGCAGGTGAATCCGCTTCGGACCAAAGTCCGTCTTCAGGTCGGAGAGTGCATGTTAATAACATTTCTAACTTGCAGGTTCACTCCactaaaaccaacaaaataagCCTGGCGAGGGGATTCAAGCAAATGATCGTAGAGGGGGGTGTGACGTCGCTGTGGAGGGGCAACGGCATCAACGTTCTCAAGATCGCACCTGAGACCGCCATTAAATTCATGGCATACGAGCAGGTAACAATTTTCCTAAAAGGCGTTTTTGTACAGTATGATGGCATTGTGTAGAGTggaacgtgttttttttttttgtgtgttacagTTTAAGAAGATGCTCTCATCAGAAGGTGAAAACATCGAGACGCACAAAAGGTTTCTGTCTGGCTCGCTGGCTGGAGCGACTGCGCAGACCGCCATCTATCCCATGGAGGTACAAATAATGTTTATCAAATGATGGCAAATCCCTTTTTATTGCAGCAGGTACGTTCCAGAAGCACCTGCAATATGGAGAGACCGCTTTAAGGCATTTTTCTATGGGTCCACTGCTCCCACCCCCTTTGAACATAGCAGTTTTTgaatccattttaaaaaaacacaaagaaacgtTTATTGCAAGCATAAAATGGACCAAAAATACTGTATCTATTTTAGTATTGGTGCACACACATTTGcctttaaagctccactgtcatgcctatcaACATTGTGAAATAGatatcgtaatgaaaaatacatataacatcacttcaatgtctatatgaaaaaataaatatgggcggagagcgtgtcatctatgcgcaaagttgcggaagtctgaTTCGGCATCCATACGGTCGGCATATTCCCTgcgacgtcatcagcagatgttacaccgggacattcgccattgaaaacacgtagtggcaacttgctatggaacacggaagctcttttcgaagagaacatctcacaatcaagtgaaatgacctgggcaatattaccctgtcgtttcgagctatattttgatgatacgcggatcacttctaacgaacgacagactccccgacaatatgtagcgtactcaggaggacccaagCAAGGCGGGGGGAGAGcttctttctcctcccgcatgtGGCGAACGCGGAAGCCGTCGCCGGCGAGCAAGCCGTAGCTGGCGGGCGAGCCGATGCGCAAAGTGGagtgcccagacaccagtggccGGTGGGGAGAGAgcccggccaaaccacctctccGCCCGATTCACCTCCGCGTCAGGGCTAATGCCGGGGCCGTCCACAAGGGCGTGCAGAGGCCGTCCTTTCGCGGCCGTCCGACACGCACCCCTGAGTTATATACacgaatcttttgttacgttatgagaggattacgcccccccccccaactattattatttttttttttagtagctgtatacacacctacccgagccagcattttggctaacacgaaggaacaacgagctaacttccaggaggtaaaactagtagaaacatacgagaccgcttgagtgggggtctgctactaacgtcacttcctgcttgttctcaaaaacaaatatctgtgtgtgagtgtgtgagcaTGAGCTGAGGCCAAAAGCAGGTCATCACAggcacatattctttatcctgtggggggaaaaatgccaTTGCTGATGTTTTGATGCAAGTCTTTTTCTGTTTTAGCATTGATGTATGTAAAATATTGCCCCCTAGTGGACAGGGTGCTTACCAGAATGGGCAGCACAACGTCCACTAAATTATCAATAATgcacagttgttgtttttttaaattccatttatttatgattaCTGTATTGTACAGTTCTGTAGAGTACTATTTTTCTTACTAAGCAAAACATTACACAAATTTTTGTTTGCACTTTTCAGCGATTTGGAACCAATTAAtcgcatttctattcatttgaaTGGGTTAAAATGATTTGAGTGTTTTGTGTAACAAGCATGCTCATGGAATGAATTGAACTTGTAAGTCATGTATTGTTTTGATTCATGAGGACAGAATACATTATTTTCTTGTGCACTCGTTTGTTTATTTCCCAAAGGTATTAAAGACTCGACTGACACTGAGAAAAACTGGACAGTATTCAGGAATGTTCAACTGCGCCAAGACAATCCTCAAGAAAGAGGGCGTCAAGGCCTTCTACAAGGGCTACATTCCAAACTTACTTGGCATCATTCCGTACGCCGGGATTGACCTCGCCGTTTACGAGGTACGCAGACTCGGCGATGCgcgctaaaaaaacaaattgctcTTCAGAACCTTAAACATGTCTCGGCTGCAGAGTTTGAAGAACGCGTGGCTGTCGTACCACACCAAAGATTCGGCTAATCCTGGAGTCCTTGTGCTGCTGGGATGCGGGACCATTTCCAGTACCTGCGGACAGCTGGCCAGCTATCCCCTCGCGCTCGTACGCACGCGCATGCAAGCAACAGGTAAATTGAGTGTCCCTTGAATAAAGCACTCCTAATATACagagaaatgtgaaattgaaGAAATGCTGCCTGTTGTAACTCAATGAAACTTCTTTTGCGACATACGCCAGGCACAGAAAGTTGCGGAGATTGTGGTATTTTGTCGTTCAGATCCTTGTTGtacaaaaagtactgaaatatagagctcgtgcacctacagtATGTCACCGAAAtgacgtcactggccggaagagttggtcaaacagagcattgttcaatgctaagtcggttggagacgacccGAGAATACGTCTTAAAGCACCACGTACTAAGTTTTGTCCGaaaccgttagacatttagaagtgtgataataaacaaaggcacgtggaaaaatgagagacacttggcatagaagacccatatttcatgccgaagttgatgtattcgccgataagaaattggaataTTACCCCGTTTGCGCTTGTCTTGAACAACTGGATCTagacatggatctggtgagtaagtcgtcgagatttacacggaagagtttgaaagcgtagaaaagtccggacgcatacaaatacttcattcactgttctcaatcaagaataaatcccacatagcaatggagccactcagattttttcaatacaaataccaatatttaaataaatgaccccttgttgtacacaaactctcattcattaattaAGATTGGGGGGGGAGaccgagtcggctcctccgtacacgaagcgtgttgcagccacacgttaaacttcggtaaacgtctccgtgacagacttttttttttgtttttttttttaaatatgcattgttctcaaatgagtccaatgtgtatttaaaaaaaaaagaaaataaactgctgggatagggttcagcACCCGTACTCGGAAGCGTGTCGCGGCAacatgttaacctacgtaaacctctgtgtgaccaatgctttattttctttttttgtctctattTTCTTTgcgaaaacagtcgcactcacaatcacaccttggggcaatttagagtctccaatgaatgcttgtttttgggatgtgggaggaaaccgaagtgctcatagaaaatccacgcaggcacagggagaacatgcaaactccactcaggcggggccaggattgaaccccggtcctcagaactgtgaggccaacgctttacagctgctccaccgtgttgcCTTTTCATACAGATGTCATCAATTTATTTCTCCGCAGCATCCCTGAACGCTTCAGACCAGCCCAGCATGAGTTCCCTTCTCAAGAATATCGTGGCCAAAGATGGCTTTTTTGGACTGTACCGAGGCATCCTGCCCAATTTCATGAAAGTCATTCCGGCGGTCAGCATCAGCTACGTCGTTTATGAGTACATGAAGATCGGTTTGGGGATCAGCAAATGACAACCGGGGGGGAAGCCAGCGAGCACGGGGACGCTGCGAAGGCCGGCGCGATGTGGCGCGACTTCCACCGGGTCACACTGGGCCCGCGTGGTCAGACGGCCGTACCGTATTGCACTAAGGATGGTCTGTTCATGTCGTAAATATGAATTATTTATAGTGTACTTTAAGCATGCTTCTTTGTCTTCCTGCTACTGAGAAGGACGCCTCAGATgcgcaggctgttcaaataatACTTGACTCGATGGACTGAACTGTACGTGAATGCAAACATAAAACTGTGAAAATACAAACCGGTTGTCTaatttgccatgtttttttttttttttttttaattaagatgAATGCTACTTAAGTTTGTTAGAAATTACTCACCCCATAATGGAGCCCgatattggaaaaaataaatcgggcttattttgtggtgaaaacgGGCTACAAAAGTGAGATTTGCGGTGCTACAGATTTCTGTGACTGCCTCAAATTTGGATTATTCCAGTTTATTTACTTGTACCAGCCTAGTTGAATCACAGCTGCACAACTTTACCGGTGTTCTGCTCACACAACCTCGCGCACTATAAACCTGGAACATTTTCATCTAATTTTTGCTATGTAGCTCaaactcaggggtgcccagactttttttttttttttttttttgccccaagatctacttttcaagcagccagcctttcACGAGTCTGTACATTGTAAACTTCGGTTTTACTTGGTGGActtagaatgtttaaaaaaaaaaaaaatgtcacaaaagcgTCTATACGACATATACGCTTTGTTTTATACAtgactaattaaaaaaaaaaagttaactttatttttattggctAAATTGGGGAATACTTTATAGATTGCAATTTTACaagtccttttttccccctaaataAATCCTGTGAGTGGGATTCTCTTCATTTGAAAGAATTAGACGCGAATGACACGTTACAGCATACACGCCAGTAAGAACTCAAATTGCTAGCTTTCTAATAAAATACAACTGCAATATAATTATTATCATCGTAATTAACttcttaacccattcgtgggcagtgtcctatttttgtgtcatgattttcacgcatcatttttttcccttgaaaaatatatcctttCATAAGCAaggtcctgttttttttttgggacgatcgactaagaaaacccaagtaccctctcgcgggcagcatcccatttctgggacgagattataaatgagtaaagttatcgtataacttaaccataaacgaaaagaAGTGTTACGTCCTTGATTGTAgtctgttaggagacttttgtCTCAATAAGtcaaaaattgccaccctgtctATGAATGGGTTGATATTGCTACAGACACTCTGAAGTACTAATATTGCTCTTGCCCCTTGGGTTGTAGTAACATGTAATACTAGTGTGCAGTATTCCAGGCTGAGTAAAGAGTAACTGTGCTGTCCCAACCCACTGATTAAATACTCATGTCAGCTTGAAAAATTCCGTGTATTACTCAAAATACACTAATACAACAATATATCAACACAAGGAAAATTATTACGCGCATACCGGGAACTTTTTTTGACAGGTAAAATTTGTAAgagaaatatgtttaaaaattgCAACAGTTGTATGACAcaatagacaaaaacaaaaaaaaaaaaaacaaaaaataaaaagaaaaggaaaaaatacaatcctaAATAAACCAAACCAGACATGTTGGTTGGCTATTATGTTAGAATGATTAAAGTTTGACTTGAACTTAATATGAACTTAAGCAACCCTGCAGGGTTATATACTCGGTATACAAACAGAGCAAACGTTATTTTTCATAGTCAAACAATACGTGTTTTGcgtattgggttttttttaaccgttcaAATTTAACCGGAAAGTTTGCTTTTTGATTGTCTCTCCCGACGCGCCGTAGTGGGACGACAGTCTGGCAGTTGTGCGGAACGAGCACAGACATACACAGCTCCCGTTTTAAGGGCTTACTCATACGTTGACAAAGCGGCCATATTGGAGGTGGATTATTCCAAAACTTGTGAAATATGCACACTCAAAGACACTTCGTATGACTGAGCACTgagatgtacagtaaatgtatttACGAGTAGAATTTGCTCACTTTGTGATGAATACTATGAAGTCTCTTTTATGCATGATGCGGTGAATTCCCGTGTTGAAATCAGTCTCCAAACCAAAGATTAGAGACGCAATAATCGCACAATTGACAAATTATCCATTATCAATCATAGTTAAACGATGTCAATAATACATTAATCGTATAGCGACCATGTTTAACTTATAATTGATCAAGTCCTCGGAATTTGAAACTCTCTAcagtgaatattgttatatttcTGTACTCGTCCATGAAAACAGATTGTCTTTGTGTTCAATCTATGACATtcacaaacatctgcttttactttggaactCTCTAATGAACATTTCTGCCCATTTGCCCAATCAATTCATGTTGGTGCTTTTTTAGCACTGTCAATATGAAATAATTTCTTCTTTCAGAATATAGGGATGGACATTTTAAACACGTTTTAAAAATCCTATTCATCAATAAGTcaaagaaataattgaaaaatctatCCATGATTAAACCATTATTAGCATAATTATTCTCTGTGATTTTCTATTATTCCActaataaataaacacatttccaaaatagATAAACCAATAAGTAACAAATAATGCCATGAATTCTTCAGtataaaagtaagtaagtttctttcggcttgtccctttcggggtcgccacagcgtgtcatctcagatgaacgcatatatatgtttggcacaatttttacgccggatgaatTGAATTATATTCGTATTTATCGCAGCAGGTTGTAATTTAATTCCATTTAATTAAGTTTAATTGAATTTTATGTGAGGCACGGTGGTAAAGcaggtaaagtgttggcttcacagtcataaggacccgggttcgattccggccccgcctatgtggagtttgcatgtattccccgtgcctgcgtgggtttcctcccacatcccaaaaacattgcaacattaattgaacactctaaattgccccccggtctgattgtgactgtggctgtttgtctcaatgtgccctgcgattggctggcaaccagttcagggtgtaccccgcctgctgcccgttgatagctgggataggctccagcactccccgcgacccgcgtgaggataagcggctaagaaaatggatggatgacatttaATGATGCAGTCGTTTGCTTTCATGAGTTTACTGTCAGGGCTGCCACGTCCAATATGGCGGACGAGCAGCAACTGCTCAATTCGCTCAAGGCG harbors:
- the LOC133510416 gene encoding mitochondrial adenyl nucleotide antiporter SLC25A24-like isoform X1; the protein is MIRTGLGLLAQARCWDADSERSYQDLFERLDANKDGKVDVAELRAGLKAMGVFRQGAAQKIVMSGDQNKDGSLDFHEFTKYLKEHEKKLRLTFKSLDRNNDGRIDATEIQQSLAELGLEISKVDALKILQSMDIDGTMMVDWNEWREHFLFHPAHNLQEIIRYWKHSSVLDIGDSLAIPDEFTEEEKSSGGWWKQLVAGAVAGSVSRTGTAPLDRLKVFMQVHSTKTNKISLARGFKQMIVEGGVTSLWRGNGINVLKIAPETAIKFMAYEQFKKMLSSEGENIETHKRFLSGSLAGATAQTAIYPMEVLKTRLTLRKTGQYSGMFNCAKTILKKEGVKAFYKGYIPNLLGIIPYAGIDLAVYESLKNAWLSYHTKDSANPGVLVLLGCGTISSTCGQLASYPLALVRTRMQATASLNASDQPSMSSLLKNIVAKDGFFGLYRGILPNFMKVIPAVSISYVVYEYMKIGLGISK
- the LOC133510416 gene encoding mitochondrial adenyl nucleotide antiporter SLC25A24-like isoform X2, whose translation is MSGDQNKDGSLDFHEFTKYLKEHEKKLRLTFKSLDRNNDGRIDATEIQQSLAELGLEISKVDALKILQSMDIDGTMMVDWNEWREHFLFHPAHNLQEIIRYWKHSSVLDIGDSLAIPDEFTEEEKSSGGWWKQLVAGAVAGSVSRTGTAPLDRLKVFMQVHSTKTNKISLARGFKQMIVEGGVTSLWRGNGINVLKIAPETAIKFMAYEQFKKMLSSEGENIETHKRFLSGSLAGATAQTAIYPMEVLKTRLTLRKTGQYSGMFNCAKTILKKEGVKAFYKGYIPNLLGIIPYAGIDLAVYESLKNAWLSYHTKDSANPGVLVLLGCGTISSTCGQLASYPLALVRTRMQATASLNASDQPSMSSLLKNIVAKDGFFGLYRGILPNFMKVIPAVSISYVVYEYMKIGLGISK